One stretch of Halococcus sediminicola DNA includes these proteins:
- a CDS encoding 3-hydroxyacyl-CoA dehydrogenase family protein: MRELDSIERVGVVGAGTMGNGIAQVAATAGYDVVMRDIEEEFVESGLDSIEGSLSRLVDSEKLTGEESTAARERVTGTTDLTDLADCDFVVEAAVENMDIKQDIFADLDEAVPEDVVLATNTSTLSVTSIASATERPELVVGLHFMNPVPVMKGVELVVGEHTDDDVTALAHDFAEELGKETWESDDKPGFVSNRILMPWINEGIRAFDEGVAAKDDIDRGMKLGTNVPMGPLELADHIGLDICLDATQTLHEELGDRYTPAYLLKRKVEAGDLGKKSGRGFYEYD, from the coding sequence ATGCGCGAACTCGATTCCATCGAACGAGTGGGCGTCGTCGGCGCTGGCACGATGGGCAACGGCATCGCACAGGTCGCCGCGACCGCGGGCTACGACGTCGTGATGCGCGACATCGAGGAGGAGTTCGTCGAGAGCGGCCTCGATTCCATCGAGGGGAGTTTGAGCCGACTCGTCGACAGCGAGAAACTCACCGGGGAGGAATCCACGGCGGCCCGCGAGCGGGTCACTGGAACCACCGACCTCACAGACCTCGCGGACTGCGATTTCGTCGTCGAGGCGGCCGTCGAGAACATGGATATCAAACAAGACATCTTCGCCGACCTCGATGAAGCGGTGCCCGAGGACGTGGTGCTGGCGACCAACACCAGCACCCTCTCGGTGACCTCGATCGCGAGCGCCACCGAACGCCCCGAACTCGTCGTGGGCCTGCATTTCATGAATCCCGTCCCTGTGATGAAGGGTGTGGAGTTGGTCGTCGGCGAGCACACCGACGACGATGTCACCGCGCTCGCCCACGATTTCGCCGAAGAGTTGGGCAAGGAGACGTGGGAATCGGACGACAAGCCGGGCTTCGTCTCGAATCGCATCCTGATGCCGTGGATCAACGAGGGCATCAGGGCGTTCGACGAGGGTGTCGCAGCGAAAGACGACATCGATAGGGGAATGAAACTCGGGACGAACGTCCCGATGGGGCCCCTCGAACTCGCCGACCACATCGGCCTCGACATCTGTCTCGACGCCACGCAGACCCTCCACGAGGAACTCGGCGACCGCTACACGCCGGCCTATCTGCTGAAACGAAAGGTCGAAGCGGGCGATTTGGGCAAGAAGAGTGGTCGAGGGTTCTACGAGTACGACTGA
- a CDS encoding alpha-isopropylmalate synthase regulatory domain-containing protein: protein MNVLFGGSPETTPLSDAEVQFLDTTLRDGEQAPGVSLSSDEKVGIARKLDGAGVSTIEAGSACTGAGERETISRVAGENLDARVTSFCRGIERDIDLALDCGVDGINLVVPASERHIEGKVGTTPGGVVETTVELVEYAREHGLWVEVLGEDGSRADPAFLTELMGAAIDAGADRICYCDTVGYATPEHTGKVVAQLAALGPTSTHTHDDLGMAVANALASIRADADLVHATVNGIGERAGNVALEEVAIALAEGYGVETVDTTGLYDLARTVADSTGIALAPNKAVVGENAFTHESGIHTDGQLKDDAMYEPYPPERVGRERRLALGKHAGRAGVEAALAEHDVTTTDDELAEITEQVTDLGDRGKRVTDADVLALAETVQGRERERRVELVDLTTAGGSDTPAASVRLRVDGDERTASGTGSGPVDAAVAAVREALGSRGDATLESYHVDAITGGTDAVVTVEIEMSRDGRSVSVAASDIDITRASVAAMVEAFDRLLAG, encoded by the coding sequence GTGAACGTTTTATTCGGGGGCTCCCCCGAAACCACTCCGCTGTCCGACGCTGAGGTACAGTTTCTCGACACGACGCTCCGCGACGGCGAACAAGCCCCCGGCGTGTCGCTCTCGTCCGACGAGAAAGTCGGCATCGCCCGCAAACTCGACGGGGCCGGTGTCTCGACGATCGAGGCCGGCAGCGCCTGCACCGGCGCGGGCGAGCGCGAGACCATCTCGCGGGTCGCGGGGGAGAACCTCGACGCGCGGGTGACGAGTTTCTGTCGCGGTATCGAGCGCGACATCGACCTCGCGCTCGATTGCGGTGTGGATGGCATCAATCTCGTCGTGCCCGCCAGCGAGCGCCACATCGAGGGCAAGGTCGGCACCACGCCCGGCGGCGTCGTCGAGACCACCGTCGAGTTGGTCGAGTACGCCCGCGAGCACGGGCTCTGGGTCGAGGTGCTCGGCGAGGACGGCTCCCGTGCCGACCCCGCGTTCCTCACCGAGCTGATGGGCGCGGCCATCGACGCCGGCGCGGACCGGATCTGTTACTGCGATACCGTCGGCTACGCGACGCCCGAGCACACAGGAAAAGTGGTCGCCCAACTCGCCGCATTGGGACCGACGAGCACCCACACCCACGACGATCTGGGCATGGCGGTGGCGAACGCGCTCGCGTCCATCCGGGCGGATGCGGACCTCGTTCATGCGACCGTCAACGGCATCGGCGAGCGCGCGGGCAACGTCGCGCTCGAAGAGGTCGCCATCGCCCTCGCCGAGGGCTACGGCGTCGAAACTGTCGACACCACAGGTCTCTACGACCTCGCGCGGACCGTCGCCGATTCCACAGGAATAGCGCTCGCGCCGAACAAAGCCGTGGTGGGAGAGAATGCCTTCACCCACGAGTCGGGCATCCACACCGACGGGCAGTTGAAGGACGACGCGATGTACGAACCCTACCCACCAGAACGGGTGGGCCGCGAGCGCCGGCTCGCGCTCGGCAAACACGCCGGGCGCGCGGGTGTCGAGGCGGCGCTCGCAGAACACGATGTTACGACGACTGACGACGAACTCGCCGAAATCACCGAGCAGGTGACGGACCTCGGCGACCGGGGCAAGCGCGTGACCGACGCGGACGTGCTCGCGCTCGCCGAAACGGTGCAGGGCCGCGAGCGTGAGCGGCGGGTCGAACTCGTCGATCTCACGACCGCGGGCGGCAGCGACACGCCGGCCGCGAGCGTCAGACTCCGCGTCGATGGCGACGAGCGCACCGCCAGCGGCACGGGGAGCGGCCCGGTCGACGCCGCCGTGGCGGCCGTCCGGGAGGCGCTCGGTTCCCGAGGGGATGCGACGCTCGAATCCTATCACGTGGATGCTATTACTGGAGGCACCGACGCCGTGGTCACGGTCGAAATCGAGATGAGTCGGGATGGGAGGTCAGTATCGGTCGCCGCGAGCGACATCGACATCACCCGCGCGAGCGTCGCGGCGATGGTCGAGGCGTTCGACCGCCTGCTCGCGGGCTGA